The genomic region GTACCTTACGAACCTTATGGCGCTTATGATATTTTTGCCAATCAACAGGAAGCTAAATTACCTGTTGATGGAACAATACCAAGAGGATGGATGCCTTATGATTATGAAGATACTCCTGAGGGAAGAGCCGATGCTAAAGCAAACCTTAAAAATCCACTTCCTTACACCGAAGAGAACTTAACAAAAGGTAAAGCTTTGTATACCGTTTATTGTGCGGTTTGTCATGGAGATAAAGGTGATGGCCAGGGTACTTTAGTAGAAAGAGAGAAAATTCTTGGTGTGCCTTCTTATGATGATCCAGGACGTAGTATTACAGAGGGTAGTGTTTATCATGCCATGTATTATGGTCTTAATAATATGGGGTCTTATGCGGTACAAACAAGTATTAAAGAGCGTTGGCAGATCGATCATTATGTAATGAGTTTAAAAGATAAACTGGAAGGTAATCCCGAAAGATCTTTTCAAACAAATACTGTAACTCAGGAGAATTCAGATAATCTTAATCCTGCAGAACCTGCTGAAGATCTTAGTGAAAAAGACCAAACGCAATCTGAAGAATAATTAAATAGGAATATAGCTTTTAGATCTAGTAATATGTATACGCTTTCTAGTAAATTAAAATTAACTGCAATTATTCTAGTAATTGTTGGTGCCATAGGTTTGGTTTATGGATTTATTTCTACACCATCGAACGAAGAAGAATTGAAGGAATTATTGGCGGCAGATGCTCACGGAGAACATGGTGC from Zunongwangia profunda SM-A87 harbors:
- a CDS encoding c-type cytochrome, encoding MRSLFHKSLVFVIIAGFLNSCAGDRDRNYQYFPDMYRPVPYEPYGAYDIFANQQEAKLPVDGTIPRGWMPYDYEDTPEGRADAKANLKNPLPYTEENLTKGKALYTVYCAVCHGDKGDGQGTLVEREKILGVPSYDDPGRSITEGSVYHAMYYGLNNMGSYAVQTSIKERWQIDHYVMSLKDKLEGNPERSFQTNTVTQENSDNLNPAEPAEDLSEKDQTQSEE